A stretch of the Mycolicibacterium celeriflavum genome encodes the following:
- a CDS encoding NUDIX hydrolase encodes MSLHASAVDALSCWQAPDPAQDTLRHAVLAFLAARPDGCLRECAPGHVTGSALVVDHTGTHALLTLHPRFGRWLQLGGHCEATDPDIVAAALREATEESGINGLTIDPTLAALHVHPVTCSLGVPTRHLDMQFIVHAPAGAEIVASDESLDLRWWPLDALPQDCDFGLTQLVAAARSR; translated from the coding sequence GTGAGCTTGCACGCATCGGCGGTCGATGCGCTCTCTTGTTGGCAGGCACCCGATCCCGCACAGGACACGCTGCGGCACGCGGTGCTGGCGTTCCTGGCGGCCAGGCCCGACGGATGCCTGCGGGAGTGTGCGCCCGGACACGTCACCGGGTCGGCGCTGGTCGTCGACCACACCGGCACGCATGCTCTTCTCACGCTGCACCCGCGGTTCGGGCGGTGGCTGCAACTCGGCGGGCACTGCGAGGCCACCGACCCCGATATCGTCGCGGCCGCGTTGCGGGAGGCCACCGAGGAATCCGGCATCAACGGGCTCACGATCGACCCGACGCTGGCGGCGTTGCATGTTCATCCGGTCACGTGTTCGCTGGGGGTGCCCACCCGCCACCTCGACATGCAGTTCATCGTCCATGCCCCCGCCGGTGCCGAGATCGTCGCGAGCGACGAGTCGTTGGACCTGCGCTGGTGGCCGTTGGACGCGTTGCCGCAGGACTGCGACTTCGGGCTGACGCAACTGGTGGCGGCGGCCCGCTCCCGGTGA
- the manB gene encoding mannose-1-phosphate guanylyltransferase, producing MNPAQVDAVILVGGLGTRLRPLTLSAPKPMLPTAGLPFLTHLLSRIADAGIEHVVLGTSYKAGVFEAAFGDGSKFGLQIEYVVENEPLGTGGGIANVAPSLRHDTALVFNGDVLSGTDLRALLDYHDTTGADLTLHLVRVGDPRAFGCVPTDSDGMVTAFLEKTQDPPTDQINAGCYVFKREVIERIPKGRALSVEREVFPGLLSDGLRVCGYVDATYWRDMGTPEDFVRGSADLVRGIAPSPALGGHRGEKLVHDGASVAPGALLIGGTVVGRGAEIAGGARLDGAVIFDGARVGAGAVIERSIVGFGARIGPRALIRDGAIGDGADIGARCELLRGARVWPGVTIPDGGVRFSTDV from the coding sequence GTGAACCCCGCACAAGTGGACGCCGTCATTCTGGTCGGCGGCCTGGGCACCCGCTTGCGGCCGCTGACCCTATCGGCGCCCAAGCCGATGCTGCCGACGGCGGGATTGCCGTTCTTGACGCACCTGTTGTCGCGCATCGCCGACGCGGGCATCGAACACGTGGTGCTGGGCACGTCGTACAAGGCCGGGGTGTTCGAGGCGGCGTTCGGCGACGGCTCCAAGTTCGGTCTGCAGATCGAATACGTCGTCGAGAACGAACCGCTGGGCACCGGTGGCGGCATCGCGAACGTGGCTCCGTCGCTGCGCCACGACACCGCGCTGGTCTTCAACGGCGACGTGCTCTCCGGAACCGACCTGCGGGCTCTTCTCGACTACCACGACACCACCGGCGCCGACCTGACACTGCACCTGGTGCGCGTCGGTGACCCACGCGCGTTCGGTTGCGTGCCGACCGATTCCGACGGCATGGTCACCGCGTTCCTGGAGAAGACGCAGGACCCGCCGACCGACCAGATCAACGCGGGCTGCTACGTGTTCAAGCGCGAGGTCATCGAGCGCATCCCGAAGGGCCGCGCGCTGTCGGTGGAACGCGAGGTGTTCCCGGGACTGCTGTCCGACGGTCTTCGGGTGTGCGGTTATGTCGACGCCACGTACTGGCGCGACATGGGCACCCCGGAGGACTTCGTACGGGGATCGGCCGACCTGGTCCGCGGCATCGCGCCGTCGCCGGCGCTGGGCGGACACCGCGGCGAGAAACTGGTGCACGACGGCGCCAGCGTCGCACCCGGGGCGCTGTTGATCGGCGGCACCGTGGTCGGCCGGGGCGCCGAAATCGCCGGTGGCGCAAGGCTGGACGGTGCGGTCATCTTCGACGGCGCGCGGGTGGGAGCGGGTGCGGTGATCGAACGCTCGATCGTCGGCTTCGGCGCCCGCATCGGCCCGCGCGCCCTGATCCGTGACGGCGCGATCGGCGACGGCGCCGACATCGGCGCACGCTGCGAACTGCTGCGCGGCGCCCGGGTGTGGCCGGGGGTCACGATTCCCGACGGCGGCGTCCGCTTCTCGACCGACGTTTGA
- a CDS encoding glycosyltransferase family 2 protein: MSDELVVITVTYSPGPHLDRFLASLSHATDRPVTVIMADNGSTDGAPEEALERYPNARLLRTGGNLGYGSAVNRAVDEYLKDSDYSDFFVVANPDVQWGPRSIDILLEAAARWPRAGSLGPLIRDPDGSVYPSARHQPSLVRGGMHAVVGPVWKSNPWTAEYRQERQEPSERPVGWLSGSCLLLRRSAFEELCGFDERYFMYMEDVDLGDRLLRAGWQNVYVPTAEVLHDKGHATGRDPARNLAAHHTSTYTFLADRYPRWWQGPLRWTIRSSLAARAGLVVRNSRRRRAKGRR, translated from the coding sequence GTGAGTGACGAATTGGTGGTCATCACGGTGACGTATTCACCGGGGCCGCATCTCGACCGGTTCCTCGCCTCGCTGTCGCATGCGACCGACCGGCCGGTGACCGTGATCATGGCCGACAACGGGTCGACCGACGGGGCGCCGGAGGAAGCGCTCGAGCGCTATCCCAATGCGCGATTACTGCGAACCGGAGGCAATCTCGGTTATGGCAGCGCGGTGAACCGCGCCGTCGACGAATACCTGAAGGACTCGGATTACTCCGACTTCTTCGTGGTGGCGAACCCGGACGTGCAGTGGGGCCCACGCAGCATCGACATCCTGCTGGAGGCCGCTGCCCGATGGCCGCGCGCCGGGTCGCTGGGCCCGTTGATCCGTGACCCCGACGGTTCGGTGTATCCGTCGGCCCGACACCAGCCGAGCCTGGTTCGCGGGGGCATGCACGCGGTGGTCGGGCCGGTCTGGAAGTCCAACCCGTGGACCGCGGAGTACCGGCAGGAACGGCAGGAGCCCAGCGAACGTCCGGTCGGCTGGCTGTCGGGCTCCTGTCTGTTGCTACGACGGTCGGCTTTCGAGGAGCTCTGCGGGTTCGACGAGCGCTACTTCATGTACATGGAGGACGTCGACCTGGGTGATCGGCTGCTGCGCGCGGGCTGGCAGAACGTGTACGTGCCGACCGCCGAGGTGTTGCACGACAAGGGTCATGCGACCGGCAGGGACCCCGCGCGCAACTTGGCCGCCCATCACACCAGCACCTACACTTTCCTGGCGGATCGGTATCCCAGGTGGTGGCAGGGTCCGCTGCGGTGGACGATCCGAAGCTCGCTCGCCGCGCGCGCGGGTCTGGTGGTCCGCAATTCACGTCGCAGACGGGCGAAAGGACGGCGCTAG
- a CDS encoding LCP family protein: protein MPGRMLRVIAVSAALAVVVGTGVAWGKIRSFESGINHISPIALGEGGEDGAIDILLVGMDSRTDAHGNPLSEEELATLRAGDDEATNTDTIILIRIPNNGKSATAISIPRDSYVEAPGIGKMKINGVYGSEHLEKMTELVEQDGMDPAEAQPEATEAGREALIKTVANLTGVTVDHYAEIGLLGFALITDALGGVTVCLKEAVYEPLSGADFPAGWQKLNGPQALSFVRQRHDLPRGDLDRVTRQQAVMASLAHDVISSKTLSSPATLNRLQQAVQRSVVLSDGWDVMEFADQLQQLAAGNVAFATIPVLQENGWSDDGMQSVVRVDPSEVKSWVDGLLHDQDEGKTEELAYSPDKTTVEVLNATEVNGLAAAVSHVLTNKGFTPGATGNHEPVTGSQVRAAKTDDLGAQAVSKDLGGLPVVEDPSVAPGSVRVVLADDYTGPGSGLDGTDPMLTTADSVAVGSTGSTETSPPPSPILTAGSDDPKCVN, encoded by the coding sequence ATGCCCGGTCGAATGCTGCGTGTGATCGCCGTGTCCGCGGCCTTGGCCGTCGTGGTGGGGACGGGCGTCGCGTGGGGCAAGATCCGCTCGTTCGAATCCGGCATCAACCACATCTCGCCGATCGCGCTCGGCGAGGGCGGCGAGGACGGCGCGATCGACATACTCCTCGTCGGCATGGACAGCCGGACCGACGCCCACGGCAACCCCCTGTCCGAGGAGGAGCTGGCGACTCTGCGGGCCGGCGACGACGAGGCGACCAACACCGACACGATCATCCTGATCCGCATCCCCAACAACGGGAAGTCCGCCACCGCGATCTCGATTCCCCGTGACTCCTACGTCGAGGCGCCGGGGATCGGCAAGATGAAGATCAACGGCGTGTACGGCTCCGAGCACTTGGAGAAGATGACCGAGCTCGTCGAGCAGGACGGGATGGATCCGGCGGAGGCCCAGCCGGAGGCGACGGAGGCCGGTCGCGAAGCCCTGATCAAAACGGTCGCCAACCTCACCGGCGTCACCGTCGACCACTATGCCGAGATCGGGCTGCTCGGGTTCGCGTTGATCACCGATGCCTTGGGCGGTGTCACCGTGTGTTTGAAGGAAGCTGTCTACGAACCCCTTTCGGGTGCAGACTTTCCGGCGGGCTGGCAGAAGCTCAACGGCCCGCAAGCGTTGAGCTTCGTTCGGCAGCGGCACGACCTGCCGCGCGGCGACCTCGACCGGGTGACACGTCAGCAGGCGGTGATGGCGTCGTTGGCGCACGACGTGATCTCCAGCAAGACGCTGTCGAGCCCGGCCACGCTGAACCGGTTGCAGCAGGCCGTCCAACGCTCCGTGGTGCTCTCCGACGGTTGGGACGTCATGGAATTCGCCGACCAGCTGCAGCAGCTCGCGGCGGGCAACGTCGCGTTCGCGACCATCCCGGTACTGCAGGAGAACGGCTGGAGCGACGACGGAATGCAGAGCGTGGTGCGCGTCGACCCGTCCGAGGTGAAGAGCTGGGTCGACGGATTGCTGCACGACCAGGACGAAGGCAAGACCGAGGAACTCGCCTACTCGCCCGACAAGACCACCGTCGAGGTGCTCAACGCCACCGAGGTCAACGGTCTGGCCGCAGCGGTGTCACACGTGTTGACCAACAAGGGGTTCACCCCCGGCGCCACCGGCAACCACGAACCGGTGACCGGCAGCCAGGTACGTGCGGCCAAGACAGACGACCTTGGCGCGCAAGCAGTCTCGAAGGACCTCGGCGGACTGCCGGTCGTCGAGGATCCCTCGGTGGCTCCCGGCTCCGTGCGCGTGGTGCTGGCCGATGACTACACGGGTCCAGGGTCCGGTTTGGACGGCACCGATCCGATGTTGACCACCGCCGATTCCGTCGCGGTCGGTTCGACCGGTTCGACGGAGACCTCACCCCCGCCTTCGCCGATCCTGACGGCCGGCTCGGATGATCCGAAGTGCGTCAATTAG
- a CDS encoding TIGR03089 family protein yields MTTVSGAILDPLMASDPAGPRITYYDDATGERIELSTATLANWAAKTANLLRDELGADPSTRVAVLLPAHWQTAAVLFGIWWIGAEVVLGGGPETQADIALCTADRLGEADAAVGMGEVAVLSLDPFGKPAVDLPVGVTDYATAVRVHGDQISPEPLPGPALDGRTVDELLTATRESAAAQGFTASDRVLSSAGWETADKLVDHLLAVFATGASLVQVSNPDASVLDRRRQMEKVTRG; encoded by the coding sequence GTGACGACGGTCAGCGGGGCGATCCTCGATCCGCTCATGGCGTCCGACCCCGCCGGGCCGCGCATCACCTACTACGACGACGCCACCGGTGAACGCATCGAGTTGTCGACCGCGACGCTCGCGAACTGGGCGGCCAAGACCGCCAACCTGTTACGCGACGAGTTGGGCGCGGACCCGTCGACCCGCGTGGCGGTGCTGCTGCCCGCACACTGGCAAACCGCCGCGGTGCTGTTCGGCATCTGGTGGATCGGCGCGGAGGTGGTACTCGGCGGCGGACCAGAGACGCAGGCGGACATCGCGTTGTGCACCGCGGACCGGTTGGGCGAAGCCGACGCCGCAGTCGGAATGGGTGAGGTTGCGGTGCTGTCGCTGGATCCGTTCGGCAAGCCGGCGGTCGACCTGCCCGTCGGCGTGACCGACTACGCCACCGCCGTGCGGGTGCACGGCGACCAGATCTCACCAGAACCTCTTCCCGGCCCCGCGCTGGACGGCCGCACGGTAGACGAGTTACTCACGGCAACTCGCGAATCTGCTGCGGCGCAAGGCTTTACCGCGTCGGACCGAGTACTGTCGAGCGCCGGCTGGGAGACCGCCGACAAACTCGTCGACCACCTTCTCGCGGTTTTCGCCACGGGCGCGTCACTGGTGCAGGTGTCCAACCCGGATGCCTCCGTGCTGGACCGCCGCAGGCAGATGGAGAAGGTGACCAGGGGCTGA
- a CDS encoding acyl-CoA dehydrogenase, translating to MAISNPSFDAFQLSDEHNELRAVLRDLCEKEIAPHAADVDEKARYTDEALAALTASGMAAIHIPEEYGGQGGDSVAACIVIEEVARVCASSSLIPICNKLGTMGLLLRGSEKLKKQVLPSIAAGEAVASYALSEREAGSDAAAMRTRARREGDEWVLNGAKCWISNGGHSTWYTVMAVTDPDKGANGISAFVVHKDDPGFSIGAKEKKMGIKGSPTTELYFEDCRIPADRIIGDEGTGFKTALATLDHTRPTIGAQAVGIAQGALDASIAYVKERKQFGKPVGDFQAVQFMIADMAMKIEAARLMVYTAAARAERGEPALGFISSASKCFASDVAMEVTTNAVQLFGGYGYTTDFPVERFMRDAKITQIYEGTNQIQRVVMSRALLK from the coding sequence ATGGCCATTTCAAATCCGTCATTCGACGCCTTCCAGCTTTCCGACGAGCACAACGAGCTGCGCGCGGTGCTGCGCGACCTCTGCGAAAAGGAGATCGCGCCGCACGCTGCCGACGTGGACGAGAAGGCTCGCTACACCGACGAAGCGCTGGCGGCGCTGACCGCGTCCGGAATGGCCGCCATTCACATCCCCGAGGAGTACGGCGGTCAGGGCGGCGATTCGGTCGCGGCATGCATCGTGATCGAAGAGGTCGCGCGGGTGTGCGCGTCGTCGTCGCTGATCCCGATCTGCAACAAGCTGGGCACCATGGGCCTGCTGCTGCGCGGCAGTGAGAAACTCAAGAAGCAGGTGCTGCCCTCGATCGCGGCCGGTGAGGCGGTCGCGTCGTACGCGCTCTCGGAGCGGGAAGCCGGCAGCGACGCCGCGGCTATGCGGACCAGGGCGCGTCGCGAGGGCGACGAGTGGGTGCTCAACGGGGCGAAGTGCTGGATCTCCAACGGCGGCCACTCGACGTGGTACACGGTGATGGCGGTGACCGACCCCGACAAGGGCGCCAACGGCATCTCGGCGTTCGTCGTGCACAAGGACGACCCCGGCTTCTCCATCGGCGCCAAGGAGAAGAAGATGGGCATCAAGGGTTCGCCCACCACCGAGTTGTACTTCGAAGACTGCCGCATCCCCGCCGACCGCATCATCGGCGACGAGGGCACGGGCTTCAAGACCGCGCTGGCGACGCTGGACCACACCCGGCCCACCATCGGCGCGCAGGCCGTGGGCATCGCGCAGGGCGCACTCGACGCATCGATCGCATATGTCAAGGAGCGCAAGCAGTTCGGCAAGCCCGTCGGCGACTTCCAGGCGGTGCAGTTCATGATCGCGGACATGGCGATGAAGATCGAGGCCGCTCGTCTGATGGTCTACACCGCGGCCGCCCGTGCCGAACGTGGGGAGCCGGCACTCGGATTCATCTCCTCGGCCTCGAAGTGCTTCGCCTCCGACGTCGCGATGGAGGTCACCACCAACGCGGTGCAATTGTTCGGCGGCTACGGCTACACCACCGACTTCCCCGTCGAGCGGTTCATGCGCGATGCGAAGATCACCCAGATTTACGAGGGCACCAATCAGATTCAGCGCGTGGTGATGTCGCGCGCCTTGCTGAAGTAA
- the purE gene encoding 5-(carboxyamino)imidazole ribonucleotide mutase produces MSSAPAPRVGLIMGSDSDWSVMEDAAHALAEFGVPFEVGVVSAHRTPVRMLEYAQSAADRGIEVIIAGAGGAAHLPGMVASATPLPVIGVPVPLAKLDGLDSLLSIVQMPAGVPVATVSIGGARNAGLLAVRILGASDAVLRERVVQFQSDLHDTVIRKDAALRDRLLGQ; encoded by the coding sequence ATGAGTAGTGCTCCTGCGCCGCGGGTCGGCCTGATCATGGGCAGCGACAGCGACTGGTCGGTGATGGAGGACGCGGCGCATGCGTTGGCCGAATTCGGCGTGCCGTTCGAGGTCGGTGTCGTCTCCGCGCACCGCACCCCGGTCCGCATGCTCGAGTACGCGCAGAGCGCGGCGGACCGCGGTATCGAGGTGATCATCGCCGGCGCGGGCGGCGCGGCTCACCTGCCCGGCATGGTGGCGTCGGCAACGCCGCTTCCGGTCATCGGGGTGCCGGTGCCGCTGGCCAAGCTGGACGGACTGGACTCGCTGTTGTCGATCGTGCAGATGCCCGCCGGCGTGCCGGTGGCCACGGTGTCGATCGGCGGGGCCCGCAACGCGGGGTTGCTGGCGGTACGGATCCTGGGGGCCTCCGACGCCGTGCTGAGGGAGCGCGTCGTGCAGTTCCAGTCCGACCTGCATGACACGGTCATACGGAAGGATGCGGCGCTGCGGGACCGCCTGCTCGGGCAGTAA
- a CDS encoding 5-(carboxyamino)imidazole ribonucleotide synthase → MSQNPNGPPVVAMVGGGQLARMTHQAAIALGQTLRVLAVDAADPAAQVSPDVVLGTHTDLDALRRAAAGAAALTFDHEHVPPELLEKLVADGVNVAPPPSALIHAQDKLVMRRRLEALGAPVPRFAAVGQLADVDAFATQVGGPVVVKTARGGYDGRGVTLARDAADARDAARRYLSSGADVLIEERVAMRRELAVLVARSPFGQGAAWPVVETVQRDGICVEVVAPAPRLDDELRSAAGRLGLRLAEELGVVGVLAVELFETVDGALLVNELAMRPHNSGHWTMDGARTSQFEQHLRAVLDYPLGDTAPIAPVTVMANVIGAQHSPSMKMDERLHHLFARLPEAKVHLYGKQERPGRKIGHVNVVGAATGSADDDAYVADVRERAGRAAHWLSHAEWTDGWDPHE, encoded by the coding sequence GTGTCGCAGAACCCGAACGGACCTCCGGTGGTGGCCATGGTCGGCGGTGGACAGCTGGCCAGAATGACCCATCAGGCGGCCATCGCGCTCGGTCAGACGCTGCGGGTGCTCGCCGTCGACGCCGCCGACCCGGCCGCGCAGGTCAGCCCGGATGTGGTGCTGGGCACGCATACCGATCTCGACGCGTTGCGCCGCGCGGCCGCGGGCGCCGCTGCGCTGACATTCGACCATGAGCACGTCCCTCCCGAGCTGCTGGAAAAACTCGTCGCTGACGGCGTCAACGTGGCCCCGCCGCCGTCGGCCCTGATCCACGCCCAGGACAAACTGGTGATGCGTCGTCGGCTCGAGGCACTCGGGGCACCGGTGCCGCGGTTCGCCGCGGTCGGTCAGCTTGCCGACGTCGACGCGTTCGCCACGCAGGTCGGCGGCCCCGTCGTGGTCAAGACCGCGCGCGGCGGATACGACGGCCGCGGGGTGACGCTGGCCCGCGACGCTGCCGACGCGCGCGACGCGGCCCGTCGGTACCTGTCGAGCGGCGCCGACGTGCTGATCGAGGAGAGGGTGGCGATGCGGCGCGAGCTGGCCGTCCTGGTGGCGCGCTCGCCCTTCGGGCAGGGCGCGGCGTGGCCGGTCGTCGAGACCGTGCAGCGCGACGGCATCTGCGTGGAGGTCGTTGCGCCGGCGCCGCGGCTCGACGATGAGTTGCGTTCCGCGGCAGGCCGACTGGGGCTGCGGCTGGCGGAGGAGCTCGGCGTGGTCGGCGTGCTCGCCGTCGAACTGTTCGAGACGGTGGACGGCGCGCTGCTCGTCAACGAGCTGGCGATGCGTCCGCACAATTCCGGGCACTGGACCATGGACGGCGCCCGGACGAGTCAATTCGAACAACACCTGCGCGCAGTGCTGGACTATCCGCTCGGCGACACCGCGCCGATCGCCCCGGTCACGGTGATGGCCAATGTTATTGGCGCACAACACTCGCCGTCGATGAAGATGGACGAACGACTGCATCACCTGTTTGCGAGGCTGCCCGAGGCGAAAGTCCATCTGTACGGGAAACAAGAGCGGCCCGGCCGAAAGATCGGGCACGTGAACGTCGTCGGCGCCGCCACCGGCTCTGCCGATGACGACGCCTACGTCGCCGATGTGCGAGAACGCGCCGGCAGGGCGGCACACTGGTTGTCGCACGCGGAATGGACGGACGGATGGGACCCACATGAGTAG
- a CDS encoding GtrA family protein, producing the protein MSFTDATIARLPSPIRPYFERHHELIKFAIVGATTFIIDTSVFYTLKLTVLEPKPVTAKIIAGIVAVIASYILNREWSFRDRGGRERHHEALLFFGFSGVGVLLSMAPLWFSSYVLMLRVPEVSLTVENIADFISAYIIGNLLQMAFRFWAFRRWVFPDEFGRNPDKAVESLTAGGFAEAMEDVHEHEEAAAEHAIGNVTPLKPRRRARRLAQLGDSSEPRVSKTS; encoded by the coding sequence GTGTCCTTCACCGATGCGACGATCGCACGGCTGCCGAGTCCGATCCGGCCCTACTTCGAGCGGCATCACGAACTGATCAAGTTCGCGATCGTCGGCGCGACGACGTTCATCATCGACACGTCGGTCTTCTACACGCTCAAGCTCACGGTGCTGGAGCCCAAGCCCGTGACGGCGAAGATCATCGCGGGCATCGTCGCGGTGATCGCGTCCTACATCCTCAATCGCGAGTGGAGCTTCCGCGACCGCGGCGGCCGGGAGCGCCACCACGAGGCGCTGCTGTTCTTCGGGTTCAGCGGGGTCGGCGTGCTGTTGAGCATGGCGCCGCTGTGGTTCTCCAGCTACGTGCTGATGCTGCGGGTGCCCGAAGTCAGCCTGACCGTGGAGAACATCGCCGACTTCATCTCGGCCTACATCATCGGCAACCTGCTGCAGATGGCGTTCCGGTTCTGGGCGTTCCGCCGCTGGGTGTTCCCCGACGAGTTCGGCCGCAACCCGGACAAGGCGGTCGAGTCGCTCACCGCGGGCGGGTTCGCCGAGGCCATGGAGGACGTCCACGAACACGAGGAGGCCGCCGCCGAGCACGCGATCGGCAACGTCACCCCGTTGAAGCCGAGGCGGCGCGCCAGGCGGCTGGCTCAGCTCGGCGATTCGTCCGAGCCCAGGGTGTCGAAGACCTCGTGA
- a CDS encoding PH domain-containing protein yields the protein MGYPDNVLAADEQVVLHRHPHWKRLIGPVAVLLLATAAAAVLAGYLNTLEWDQTARNVVMIVIAVIWLVIIGWLTLWPFLNWLTTHFVITDRRVMFRSGVLTRSGIDIPLARINSVEFRHGLLDRMLRTGTLIIESAAQDPLAFDDIPRVERVHSLLYHEVFDTLGSDESPS from the coding sequence ATGGGTTACCCCGACAATGTGCTCGCCGCCGATGAGCAGGTGGTGCTGCACCGGCACCCGCATTGGAAGCGGCTGATCGGCCCGGTGGCGGTGCTGCTGTTGGCGACCGCGGCGGCGGCGGTGCTCGCCGGCTACCTCAACACCCTCGAGTGGGATCAGACCGCACGCAACGTCGTAATGATCGTGATCGCCGTGATCTGGCTGGTGATCATCGGATGGTTGACGCTGTGGCCGTTCCTCAACTGGTTGACGACCCACTTCGTGATCACCGACCGTCGCGTGATGTTCCGTAGCGGGGTGTTGACCCGGTCGGGGATCGACATCCCGCTGGCGCGGATCAACAGCGTCGAGTTCCGGCACGGCCTGCTCGACCGCATGCTGCGCACGGGCACGCTGATCATCGAGTCAGCGGCGCAGGATCCGCTCGCATTCGACGACATTCCGCGGGTGGAACGAGTCCACTCGCTGCTGTATCACGAGGTCTTCGACACCCTGGGCTCGGACGAATCGCCGAGCTGA